CGCAGGTAACCCTGACGTCCGCCCTCCTTCGTCCACCGCCGCAGCGACTTCTGGATCCGCTTCAGGCAGGCGGCGATCTCGTCCACGCTCTTCAGCCCGTCTCCCTCCTCCAGGAAATGGCCGTTGAACGTGTCGCGCCCCAGCCGCCACTCGCAGATGCCCCGCACCGCCCGGTATACGTCGCCGCGCGCGCCGGGGAGATCCCGCTCGGGCGGGGTGCGGCCGCGCTGCTCGGCGGCGTAGTCCGCGATCAGCGTCTCCAGCGCGCCCTCCACGTCGTAGTCCAGCAGCGCAGGGTTCACGCGGTGCAGGTTGGAGATCACCGACTCGATGTTCTGCAGCACGTCCTCGTACTCTTCCACGATCCGGTCCTGCATCGCCGCATCCTTTCCGGAGAGTAGACATAAACGGGATGATCGATGCAGAGTTTACGTCGTTAACGGCGGGCGCGCAAATCCCCCGGCACCGATCCGCAGCGGCCACTCGCGCTCGATAAGGATACGATTCTCTTGCGATCACAGGGAGATCCCGATACTCTGACCCGAGTCACTGACCAGAGTCACGGAATCGGGAAGATGAGAAAGACGCGGAAGGATTCAGGCGAGGAGACGCGCGGCCGCATCGTCGCCGCCGCGCGGGAGCTGTTCCGCGAACGGGGATTCGACGCGACCTCGGCCGAGCAGATCGCGGCGCGCGCGGGCGTGGCGAAGGGAACGGTCTTCCTGCACGGCGGCAGCAAGGAGCGCCTCCTCCTGCTCGCGTACGAGGCCGACGTGCTGGAGACCGCCACCCGCGCGCTCGCCGGCATCGACCCCGCGCAGCCGCTCCCGAAGGCGCTGCAGGCGGTCTTCACCCACTTCTTCCGCCTCTACGAGCGCGACGTGGTGCTGGCGCGGCGCTTCGTGAAGGAGCAGGTCGTCCTCACGCACGCCGAGAACCCGCTCGCCCCGCTCACGCTGGACTTCGTGGCGCGCCTGAGGGACCTGATTGCCATCCGCCGGGAGGACGGCGAGCTGGACCCCGACGTGGACCCCGCGCTCGGGGCGCAGAGCTCGTACGCGCTGTACCAGGGCGTGCTGGTGGGCTGGCTCGCCGGCTGGATCCCCGACGCCGCCACCCGCGACCGCATCCTCGCCGGCACCCTGGCCCTGCACTGGAGCTGAGGGACACACCGCGCGAGGCGTAAAGGGGGACATCGATGCCGCGGAGATGAGGCCGGGGCGCCCCATTCCGCCCGCCGCGCCGGAAACATCGGTCAGTACCGACGCGGCGTAACTGGACCACGCCTAAGGACCTACACCGGCGCGACAATAAATATGTATTTCAGCACGGATTATGCGGCTCACTGCGCCTACCTTCGCACAGCCTGGCCGCACCCCTCGCGAAGGCTCACCCTGCCTCCGCGGACCGAAGCGCCCGCCTGGAGGTTCCGACGCATCCCGGCTCGTCACCGCCGGACGGCGCACTCCGCCCTCCTCCTTTCTCCGCCCCCGGCGCGTGCCGGGCGGCGGCACCCGCACCCCCCAGCGGACGGAGGACCAGAATGAGACCCAACGAAAGCAGCACCCAGATGCCCGGCAAGCAGGCCGGCACGGACCCGCGGCAGCACGACATGCCTGGCGGCGCCATGGCCGACGCGTCGGAGGAGATGCCCGGAGGAGGGATGGGCGCGGCACCCGCCATCGGCATGAGCGCGGGCGAGGCGGACGGCCAGAGCGGGAAGGGGGCGTACGACCACGGGATGGCCGCGGCCGCGGCGCCCGCGCAATCCACCCGCGGCCGCCGCGCCATTCGCGTCCCCGTCGCTTCCGCCGGTGACATGCCCGCCGCCGGCGAGCCGTACGACCCCGGGACGGGCGACATGCCCCGCGCCGGCGGCCCGGGCGGCCACGACGGAATGCCCGCGGACGCGATGGACGGGACGGGTGGGGACGAGCGCCAGAACGTGCTGATCGAGCTGCGCGTTCCGGCCACGCGCGCGGCTGCGCACGCCTTCGACATGGTGGCGGGCTTCAGCGTTCCCGGGCTGGAGATCGACCCGGGCTACGCCCCGGTGCCGCTGGGGCCCAGCGGCGGAGACACCCGCTCGCTGGCCGCGGAAGACGCGGGCGGCGGCCAGACGGTGGTGGTGCGAGGGACCGTGCACCCCGACCAGATCCAGGAGCTGGAGGCGCGCGACGACGTGGTGAAGGTGTGGAAGGACACGCCCATCGCCCCGTTCTCCACCCTGATCGAGGAGGGGGCGGAGGTCGGCGTCGTGTCGCCCATGCAGGGATTCTCCCCCTGCCCCATCGGCACCTGCGACTGCTCGCCGGGAACGCCCAAGGGCACCATCGCCGACGTGGCCGCGTACCTGGGGGCCGACCAGATCTGGGCGACGGGGATCAGGGGCGACGGCATCGTGGTGGGAGTGGTCGACGGCGGGATCACCGCGGCCGGCCGCCCCGTCTCATCGGCCGACACCTCGAACCCGTCGTGGCCGGGGAAGCTGATCCAGCACGTCATCGGCGGCTTCCCGGCGGCCGATTGGGGGACCACCGGCGTGGCCTGGGGGTGGCACGCCAACATGTGCTCCACCGACGTCATGGGAATGGCGCCCAACTCCCGCGTGTACGACATCCGGGTGTCGGGCGGAACCAGCACCGTGTCGAACGCGCTGGCGGGGTTCCAGTGGGCCATCGACCGCCACCGGGCCGACGGCACGCCGCAGATCCTGACCAACAGCTGGGGCATCTTCCAGCAGTCGTGGGACCCGGCGTACGCCACCGACCCCAACCATCCCTTCACCCGCAAGGTGGTGGAGGCGCTGGACGAGGGGATCCTGGTGCTCTTCGCCGCCGGCAACTGCGGCGCCACCTGCCCCGACGGCCGCTGCGGCCCCGACACCGGGCCCGGCCACGACATCTGGGGCGCCAATGGCCACCCGCGGGTGATGACCGTGGGGGCGGTGAACAGGAACGAGCAGTACGTGGGCTACAGCAGCGCCGGCCCCGCCGCGCTGGACCCGCAGAAGCCCGACTTCTGCTCGATCACCCACTTCACCGGCTTCTTCACCAGCGACAGCGGCACCTCGGCGGCCACGCCGATCTGCGCCGGGGTGGTGGCGCTGATGAAGCAGGCCTCGCCGGGGCTCACGCAGGACCAGGCCAAGGCGGCGCTGAAGTCCACCGCCAAGGACATCGGCGCGCCCGGGTGGGACCCGTTCGCCGGCGCGGGAATCATCCGCGCCAAGGCCGCGCTCGACGTGGTGGCGGCCGCCCCGCGCACCTCGGGCCCGGTGGTGGCGTGGGCACCGAACCGCCTGGATGCGTTCGTCATCGGCACCACCTCGGGGCTGCACCACAAGTACTGGAACGGCTCGGCCTGGGGCCCGTCTTTCACCGGGTACGAATTCATGGGCGGCACCATCCAGGACTCGGCCGAAGTGGTCGCCTGGGGCCCCAATCGCCTGGACGTGTTCGTGGTGGGGATGAACTCGGGGCTGTACCACAAGTACTGGAACGGCGCGGCGTGGGGGCCGTCGGTCACCGGCTACGAGTTCCTGGGCGGCGTGATCGAGGGACACCCGCGCGCCGTGGCGTGGGGCTCCAATCGCCTGGACGTGTTCGTGGTGGGCACCGACCGGGCGCTCTACCACAAGTACTGGAACGGCTCGGCGTGGGGGCCGTCGGTCACCGGCTACGAGAACCTGGGCGGAACCATCGTGGGCTCGCCCGAGGTGGTGGCGTGGGGGCCCAACCGGCTGGACATCTTCGTGGTGGGCACGAACTCGGGGCTCTACCACAAGTACTGGAACGGCTCCGCCTGGGGGCCGTCGGTCACCGGCTACGAATTCCTGGGCGGCGTCATCGAGGGGCAGCCCAGGGCCGTGGCCTGGGGGGCCAACCGCCTCGACCTGTTCGTGGTGGGAACCGACCGGGCGCTGTACCACAAGTACTGGAACGGTTCGGCGTGGGGGCCGTCGGTCACCGGCTACGAGAACCTGGGCGGCACCATCCAGGGCTCGCCCGAGGTGGTGGCGTGGGGCCCCAACCGGCTGGACGTGTTCGTGCTGGGCACCGACCACGCGCTCTACCACAAGTGGTGGAACGGCTCCGCCTGGGGGCCGTCGGTCACCGGGTGGGAGAACCTCGGTGGTACCATCCGCGGCCAACCGCACGTGGTGTCGTGGGGCGCCAACCGGCTCGACGTGTTCGTCACCGGGATGGATTCGGCGCTCTACCACAAGTGGTGGAACGGCTCCGCCTGGGGCCCGTCGTTCACCGGCTACGAGAACATGGGAGGCGTGCTCTCGGAGTTCTGATCCGCGAAGACGCGCGGCGGAGCCAGCCACCCTCCGCTGCCGCGAGCCCGGTCGCCTCGCCTCGATTCCCGGCGACGGCGAAAACGGCGGCGGAGCCTCGCGCTCCGCCGCCGTTCCTGTCCCCTCTCCCCTGTTCCCTCTCCGCTACGCCCCGTCGTACCGCCGCACGGCCAGGCACACGTTGTGTCCGCCGAACCCGAACGAGTTGCTGAGCGCCAGCCGCACCGGCCGCTCCACCATCCCGCCGGTGGCGTAGTCCAGGTCGCAGTCGGGGTCCCGCTCGTGGAAGTTGATGGTGGGCGGGATCTTTCCCTCGCGGCACACCATCCCGCAGATCACCGCCTCCACCCCGCCGGCCGCGCCCAGCGTGTGGCCGGTCATCGACTTGGTGGAGCCGACCACGATCTGGTAGGCGCGCTCGCCCAGCGCGGTGCGAATCGCCGCCGTCTCGTTCTTGTCGTTCGCGGGAGTCGACGTGCCGTGCGCGTTCACGTAGTCCACGTCGTCCGGCGTGGCTCCCGCCTCCTTCAGCGCCAGCTGGATCGCGCGGACGGCCCCTTCCCCGCCCTCGGCCGGCGCGGTGATGTGGTACGCGTCCGCCGTCTGCCCGTACCCCGCGATCTCGGCCAGGATGGTGGCGCCGCGCGCCTTCGCGTGCTCCAGCTCCTCCAGCACCAGCATCCCCGATCCCTCGCCCAGCACGAAGCCGTCGCGCGTGGCGTCGAACGGGCGGCTGGCCGTCTCGGGGCTGTCGTTGCGCTCCGAGAGCGCCGTCATCGCCGCGAACCCCGCGATCGTCTGCGGGCTCACCGTGGCCTCGGTTCCCCCGGCGATCATCACGTCCGCCTCGTCGTACTTGATCGAGCGGAAGGCGTTCCCCACCGCGTGCGCCGACGAGGCGCAGGCGCTGACGGTGCAGTAGTTCGGCCCCTTCAGCCCCCAGCGGATCGACACCAGCCCGGCGGCGATGTCGCTGATGAACATGGGGACGAAGAAGGGGGAGATGCGGCTGGGCCCGCGCTCGATCAGCTTGCGGTGCTGCTCCTCGAAGGTCCAGATCCCCCCGATCCCGCTGCCGATGATCACGCCGAAGCGCGTGGGGTCGATCCCGCCGATGGCGGCGTCGTCGAGCCCGGCCTGGCGCATGGCCTGCACGCTGGCGCCGATGGCCAGCTGGGCGAAGCGGTCGGTGCGCTTCGCCTCCTTGCGGTCGATGTACTGCTCCGGCTCGAATCCCTTCACCTCGGCGGCGAAGCGGACCTTGAAGTCGGTGGTGTCGAACTGGGTGATCGGGCCGGCGCCGCTCTGCCCCGCCAGCAGGGCGGCCCACGAGCTGGCAACGTCCAGCCCCACGGGCGAGATCAGCCCGGTCCCCGTGATCACGACTCGGCGATTCATCAACCGCTCCGTATCCTGGCAAGTCGGCCTCCGGCGCCGGTGGGGCGGCGGAGCGCGCGATGGTCAGACCGTCCAGACGGACGGCGAAAAAACGCGTGCCGCGGCCCGGGAACCCCGGAGCGCGGCACGCACGTCCACGCGGGGCTCAGCCCTGGTGGTTCTTGATGTAGTCGATCGCGTTGCCGACGGTCTGGAGCTTCTCGGCCTCCTCGTCGGGGATCTCCATCCCGAACTCCTCCTCGAAGGCCATCACCAGCTCCACCGTGTCGAGCGAGTCGGCGCCCAGGTCCTCCACGAACGAGGCCTCGGGCGTCACCTTCTCGGGCTCAACGCCCAGCTCGTTGATGATGATGTCCTTGACCTTCTGCTCGATGTCCGCCATTGCGATGTGCTCCTGAAAGGGTTCCTCAGGTCCGTCTTCCGTTGTGGTCCTTCGCCGGGGCCTTCGAGATCTCGTCCGGGGGCCGCCCACCCGCCCTACATCACCATCCCGCCGTCCACCACCAGCACCTGGCCGGTGATGTACTGCGCCCCCGGCCCCGCCAGGAAGCGGACGGCCGGAGCGATGTCCTGCGGCCGGCCCAGCCGGCCCAGCGCGATCTGCTGCATCAGCGCGTCGCGCGCCGCCTCGGGAAGCTCGGCGGTCATGTCGGTCTCAATGTATCCGGGGGCCACGGCGTTGACCAGAACCCCTCTGGATGCAAGCTCCTTCGCCACGCTCTTGGTCAGCCCGATGAGGCCGGCCTTGCTGGCGGCGTAGTTCGCCTGCCCCTTGTTGCCGGTGATCCCCACCACGCTGGTGATGTTGATCACCCGCCCGGAGCGGCGCTTCATCATCCCGCGGCTGGCCGCGCGGATCAGGTTGAAGGCGCCGCGCAGGTTGGTGTCCAGCACCGCGTCCCAGTCGTCGTCCCTGATGCGCATCAGCACGTTGTCGCGCGTGACGCCGGCGTTGTTGACGACGATGTCCAGCGAGCCCATCTCCTCCTCGACCCGCTTCACCAGCGCGTTCACCGCCTCGCTCTCTGCCACGTCGCAGCCGTAGCCGCGGTGCCCGTCGCCGCCGAGCGCCGACGCGGCGGCTTGCGCGCGCGCCTCGTCGCGGGCCACCACGGCGATCTTCGCCCCCGCGCTCGCGAGCTCCTCCGCGATCGCCAGCCCGATCCCGCGCGACCCGCCCGTCACGAGCGCCACCTGCCCCTGTAGCTCCACCCTGTTCGTCTCCGAGCGTCGGATGATTTTCAGACTGCTGAACGGCAACCGCCGGTGCGTTTCCGCGGCATCCGCGCCGCCCTCTCCCCGCGCCTTGGAGCGCTCGCCCTCTCCCGTACCGGGCGAGGGGGGCTTTCCAGCCTCGGCGCACCCTGCAACCTCTGGTCACACCTACGTTTCGGTGTGCCGGAGATGCTTGCAAGCTACCTCTCCCGGTACGGGAGAGGTGGACGGCCTAAGCCGGCCGGAGAGGGCGCGATGGCGCGGCCGCTCCCCTTCAGCTCTTCCCCGCCCCTCCCGCCGCGTCCAGGAACGCACCCACCTGCTCCGCCGTCCCCAGCGCGGTGCCCATCCCGGCCGCCGCGGGGTCGATGCGCTTCAGCATCTGCGTCAGCACCTTGCCGGTGCCGACCTCCAGGAAGCGCGTGACGCCCAGCTCCAGCATGGTGCGCACCGCGTACGACCAGCGCACCGCGCTGGTGAGCTGCTCCACCAGCAGGCGGCGCGCGTCGGCGGCGTCGCTCACCGCGCGCGCGGTCACGTTGCTGACCACGGGGAACGCGGGCGCGCGGAAGTCGACGGCGTCCAGCTGCTCCTGCAGCCCCGCCTCGGCCACCCGCATCAGCGGCGAGTGGAAGGCGCCGGAGACGTTCAGCGGCGTCACCTTCCGCGCGCCGGCGTCCATCAGCATCGATCCGGCGCGGTGCACCGCCTCCACGTCGCCGCTGATCACCACCTGGCCGGGCGTGTTGAAGTTGGCGGGCACCACCACCGCGGCGTCCGTCGATGCCTCGCGGCAGACGCCCTCGACCACGTCGTCGTCCAGCCCCAGCACCGCGGACATGGTCCCGGGGCGCTGCTGGCCGCCTTCGAACATCAGCTCGCCGCGGCGGCGCACGGTACGCAGCGCGTCCGCCAGCTCCAGCGAGCCCGCGGCGTGGTAGGCGCTGAACTCGCCCAGCGAGTGGCCCGCGGCGCAGACCACGTCCAGCCCGGCGGCGCGGAGCACGGCCCACACGGCGGCGCTGTGCGCCAGCAGCGCGGGCTGCGCGTTGCGGGTGAGCGTCAGCTCGTCCTCGGGCCCTTCCCAGCAGAGCTTCGTGAGTCCGAAGCCGAGCGCGTCGTCCGCCGCGTCCCACACGGCGCGCGCCTCGGGGAACGCCTCCGCCAGGTCCTTCCCCATCCCCACCGCCTGCGACCCCTGTCCGGGGAACAGCAGGCCGATCCGCTCTCCCGTCATCTACCCTGACCCGTCGTCGTTGTCGCTCGCCCGCTCATTCCACGCACCCGCATCCCTCCCGGCTCGGAACACCGGCCCCGGCGCGATGCTCCGCCGGCGCCACGATGGTGCGGCCGCAGTCCCGCAGGGACTTTGTGCTTTTGTTGCCCCCGAATTCATTCGGGGCGCCCGGCCAGCCTCGCGAAGGACCCAGTCCTCAATCGCTACATCCGCACCACGTTCGCCGCCCAGGTGAAGCCCGCGCCGAAGGCCACCATCAGCACCAGCGCCCCCTCGCCCGCGCGCCCCTGCTCCACCGCCTCGTCCAGCGCCACGGGAATGGAGGCGCTCGACATGTTGCCGTAGCGGTCCACGTTCACGAACACCTTCTCCGGCGGGATCTTCGCGTACTTGGCGGTCGCGTCGATGATGCGGATGTTGGCCTGGTGCGGCACCAGCAGGTCCACGTCGTCGCCGGTGACGCCGGCGCGCTCCAGCGCGTGCCCGGCCGCGTCGCACATCGAGCGCACGGCGCTCTTGAACACCTCGGCGCCCGCCATTTTCACGAAGTGGCTGCGCTCGTCCAGCACCGCGATGTCCAGCGGGTACCTGGCGCCGCCGCCGGGGCGGTACAGCAGCTCGGCCAGCGTGCCGTCGCTCTTGAAGTAGCCGGAGAGGATGCCGCGCCCGTCGCCCTCGGCCGGCTGGATCACCGCCGCCCCCGCGCCGTCGCCGAAGAGCACGCACGTCGCGCGGTCGGTCCAGTCGATGATCGACGACATCTTCTCGGTGCACACCAGCAGCACCGTCTTCGCCTGCCCCGCGGCGATGTGCGCCTCGGCCAGCGAGAGGCCGTAGAGAAAGCCCGAGCAGGCGCTGGCGAAGTCGTACGCCGCGGCGTTGTGCGAGCCCAGCAGCGCCTGGATGTCGCAGGCGGTGGACGGGAGAAGGCGGTCGGGCGTGGCGGTGGACACCAGCAGGATGTCGACGTCCGCCGCGGTGATCCCGGCGCGCTCCATGGCGATGCGGGCCGCGGCCGCGCCCATGTCGGCGGCGCCCGTGTCCTTGTCGGCCAGGCGCCGCTCGGTGATCCCGGTGCGGGTGCGGATCCACTCGTCGTTCGTCTCCACCATCGACTCCAGGTCGTGGTTGGTGACGACGCGCGGCGGCGAAAAGCGCCCGGTGCTCACGATGCGGGCCCGTGCGGGCCGTGCTGCCTGGATCATCTCTTCTCACCCGTTTCGGCCGGGTCGCCCAGCCGCTTGGCGATATGCTCAACCATCCGCCGCTCCACCGAGCGCGCGGCAACCCCGATGCCGTTGCGGATGGCCTGCGGCGGCGAGCCCCCGTGCGCGATGACCACCACGCCGTTCACCCCCAGGAGCGGCGCGCCGCCGTAGGTCGAATAGTCCAGCCGCGAGTATAGCCGCTTCAGGTCCAGCTTCACCCCCTGCTGCTCCATCTCGTGCCTCAGCTCCTCGGCCATGAAGCCCGCGATGCTCTCGTAGAACTTCAGCAGCACGTTCCCCACGAACCCGTCGCACACCAGCACGTCGCAGGCCCCGCGGATCACGTCGCGCCCCTCCACGTTCCCCACGAAGTTCAGCGTGGGGCTCTCGGAGAGCAGCCCGTACGTCTCCAGCGTCTGCTCGTTCCCCTTCCCCGGCTCGGTGCCGATGTTCAGCAGCCCCACGCGCGGGTCGTCCACGCCCAGCAGGTCCTGGCAGTAGATGGTGCCCAGGTGCGCGAACTGGAGGAGGTGCTGGGGGCGCGTGTCCACGTTCGCGCCCATGTCGATCAGGAAGAAGGTGCCCGTGGCGCTGGGCACGGGCGAGCCCACGGCGGGGCGGTCCACGCCGGGGATGGGGCGCAGCATGAGCACCGCGGCGGCCATGACCGCCCCGGTGCTCCCGGCGCTCAGGAAGGCGTCGGCCTCGCCGCTCTTCACCAGGCGGGTGCCGACCACGATGGAGGAGTTGGGCTTGCGCCGCACGGCCGTGGTGGGCGCCTCGCCGGGGTCGATGACCTCGGGGGCGTGCACCACCTCCATCCGGGCGCGGTCGGCCTGCGGGTGGCGGGCCAGCTCGGCCTCCACCACCTCGCGGTCGCCGACCAGCACCACGGTCAGGTCCGGACGGTCAAGCAAAGCTCCGACCGCCCCCTCGACCTCGATGGTCGGGGCACGGTCGGAGCCCATCGCGTCTACCGCGATCCGCATCTTTGTCCGTGTGGGAGGTTCGCTCAGAACTCTTCCACTTCGATCCGCTGCTGCTTCCGGTAGTACCCGCAGTTGGGGCACACGCGGTGCGGCTGGTGCGGGTCACCGCACTGGGGGCACGCGTTCACGGTCGGCATCGCGGCCTTCACGTGCGTCCGGCGCTTGCGCTGGCGCTGCTTGCTCTGGCGTCTCTTCGGTACGGCCATCGTCGCCTCTATTCCGGCTGGGCTGAAAGGTTCAGTCGAACTTGACGTTCTTCAGTGCGTCCCACGGCCCGGGGGCCGCGTCGGGAACGCACTCGCACGATCCCTGGTTGAGGTCCCTGCCGCACGTGGGGCAAAGCCCGCGGCAGTCCTCCCGGCACAGCGTGAACTGCGGCGCCTGCAGCAGCACCTGCTCGCGGACCGCGCCGGTCAGGTCCAGGTCGTCGCCGCGCGCGGGGAGCGGGTAGACCTCGCCGTCGTCCACGTCCTCGCCGTCGGCCATGGGCGGGGCGAAGAGCAGGTCCACGTGCTCGTCGACCTCGCTGTCCACCGGCTCCAGGCAGCGGCGGCAGGACATCCGCACCTTCGTGCGGAGCGTTCCGCGCACCAGCACGCCCTCGCCCACCGAGTTGGCGGTGAGGTCGACTTCCAGCGGCTCGGTCAGCTCGACCCCGGTGTCGTTCCACATCGGGTGGTCGGGCGGAACCTGCTCCCGCAGCGAGACTTCTCCGCGGTCCACGGCCGCGAGGTTCAGATGCAGCATAAACCGGAAAAGTATCCCGAAAACCGGCTCCTGTCAAGGAAGGGCCCGGTTTTCGGGAGATGAACCCCATCGCCGCGCGCCGGGCGGATGCCTTCTCCCGGTGCCGTGCGCTCCGTCCGCTGAACGGGGCCCAAAGCTCGCGGCTTGGACGGTTTGTCGCAAGTCCTCGAGCCCCGCGGGATCTCACGCGGAGACGCGGAGGTGCGGGTCAGGCGGGCGAGGCGCGGCGGACCGCGTCCACGATGCGCGCTTCGAACGCGTCGCGGGCGGTGAGGAACTGCATCCACGCGAGGCCGAGGAGGATCACCAGCAGCACGGTCTTGGTGGTGGGCAGCATGGGGGCGACGAGGACCAGCGCGGTCAGGGCCAGCGGCTCCAGGTACAGGCAGGGCGACATCCAGAGCTCCAGGCGCACGCGCTGCCAGGGACCCCGCGGATCGGGCGCCACCACGCCGCCGACCACCGGCAGCCGCGGGCCGCGAAGCTCGAGCAGGAAGGCGGGCGGGTCGTCGTCGTAGAACTCCACGCGGCCGCCGCGCACGCGCACGACCTCGTTGCCGTCGCGCCGGAGCGCGTCCGCGACCGCCGCCAGGATCCTGTCCGCCGGCGCGGCCACGGGCGGCGAGAGCGGGAGCGCGCGGACCACGTGGACCTGCGGCAGGATCCCCGGATTTCCATGAGGTGCGGCGATCGTGCTCATCCTCGGGTTCACCTCGCCGGATTCGCGTGATGAGATCGTCCACGCCGCAGGCCGCGGGCTTACGGCCGCGGGCTGACGGTGAACCAGGGCTGCAACGCGCCGGCCCAGATCCACCCCTGATACTGCCGCCACGCCGAAACATAGGCATGGTACCAGAGCGCCGCGCCGGCGGCCAGTCCGATCGCTCGCGCCTCCGGCCCCATCGGCAGCAGCACCAGCGCGGCGGCGACGGCGAGCGGGACCAGGAAGAGGGAGACGGGATCGAGGTCCAGCTTCACCCGCAGCAGGTCCGGCCCGGCGAAGGAGATGGTGCCGCCGCGCACCAGCCAGGTGGTCGAACCGCCCATCGGCAGCAGCGCGCCGCCGACGCCGGGGCCGCGGAAGACGTACTCGGCCGGCGACAGGCTCACCGTGCGCGCGCCGCGCCAGAGAAGTTCGATCTCGATCCCCCGCAGCACCGCCTCGCCGTCGGGCGCGAGCGGAGCCGGGAAGGCGATCAGGCGGGAGATGCGGATCGGCTGCACGATCACCGCTTCCCCGCTCGCGGCGGATGCCGGGCCTGGCTCACGCCGGCAGGGCGGCGCTCGCCGCGGGCTCGTCTGCCGGCGAGGCGGGCGGCGCGGCCGGAACGGCGCCGGCCCGCCGCGGCGGGAAGCGGAGCGCGAGCCAGACGAGCACCGCCGCGCCCGCGAGGGCGATCACGGCGGCTTGACTCACGCCGATCGAGAGCCCGGCTTCCATCGCGGCGGCGGTGGCGTTGGCGGCCACGTGGAGGAGCACCGCCGTCCACAGCGAGCCGGTGGCGTGGAACGCGTAGCCGAACACCAGCCCCGCCACCAGCAGGGTGGGGCTCGCCCGCAGGCTGAAGTGGGCCGCGGCGAAGACGACCGCGGTGATCCCGATCGCCGCCGCGGGTGGGAGCCGCCGGGCCAGCCGGCCCTGGATCCACCCGCGGAACCCGACTTCCTCGATGAAGGGGCCCGCCAGCACGCCGGTGGCCACGATCGCCCCCCACCCGCCGCCGGCCCGCAGCCAGTCGCCCACCATGTCCGGGCCGTCGTGGTGCGGCAGCGCGCGCAGCAGGAGCGTGTCGAAGCCGAGCTTGAAGGCGACGAAGGCCGCCGCCGCGGCGAGGATCGCCCAGCCGGGGAGCGGGACCCTGCGCAGCCCCGCGCGCTCCCGCTGCGCCGGCGTGCGCAGGTGCGCCGCGGCGAACAGCGCGAGCCCGGCCGCGCAGGCGGGGATCGCCGGGATGGCGGGCACGATCATGCCGACCGTCACCGCCGCCGTCCAGGCCAGCGCCAGCACGACCAGCCCCACGTAGACGAAGATCTCCATGAGCGCCGCGTCGATCCGTTCGCCCGTCTTCATCAGCTGCGGTCGTCGTCGTCCACCAGCACGACGGAGAGGAGCCACGACACCAGGGAGATGACGATGGAGCCCATGAGCGCGGGGACGAAGCCGTCGACCTTGAAGGAGTAGCCGAACTGGCTGGTGATGTAGCCGGTGAGCAGGAGCATCAGCGCGTTGATGACGAAGATGGCCAGCCCCAGCGTCAGCACGATCAGCCCGCACGCCAGCCCCTTGATGATGGGCCGCACGAGCGCGTTCACCAGTCCGAACACCAGCGCCACCACCAGCAGCGTCTTGAACCCGCCGGTGTAGTGGATGCCCGGTACGAAGTGCG
The sequence above is drawn from the Longimicrobium sp. genome and encodes:
- a CDS encoding beta-ketoacyl-ACP synthase III, coding for MIQAARPARARIVSTGRFSPPRVVTNHDLESMVETNDEWIRTRTGITERRLADKDTGAADMGAAAARIAMERAGITAADVDILLVSTATPDRLLPSTACDIQALLGSHNAAAYDFASACSGFLYGLSLAEAHIAAGQAKTVLLVCTEKMSSIIDWTDRATCVLFGDGAGAAVIQPAEGDGRGILSGYFKSDGTLAELLYRPGGGARYPLDIAVLDERSHFVKMAGAEVFKSAVRSMCDAAGHALERAGVTGDDVDLLVPHQANIRIIDATAKYAKIPPEKVFVNVDRYGNMSSASIPVALDEAVEQGRAGEGALVLMVAFGAGFTWAANVVRM
- the plsX gene encoding phosphate acyltransferase PlsX encodes the protein MRIAVDAMGSDRAPTIEVEGAVGALLDRPDLTVVLVGDREVVEAELARHPQADRARMEVVHAPEVIDPGEAPTTAVRRKPNSSIVVGTRLVKSGEADAFLSAGSTGAVMAAAVLMLRPIPGVDRPAVGSPVPSATGTFFLIDMGANVDTRPQHLLQFAHLGTIYCQDLLGVDDPRVGLLNIGTEPGKGNEQTLETYGLLSESPTLNFVGNVEGRDVIRGACDVLVCDGFVGNVLLKFYESIAGFMAEELRHEMEQQGVKLDLKRLYSRLDYSTYGGAPLLGVNGVVVIAHGGSPPQAIRNGIGVAARSVERRMVEHIAKRLGDPAETGEKR
- the rpmF gene encoding 50S ribosomal protein L32 translates to MAVPKRRQSKQRQRKRRTHVKAAMPTVNACPQCGDPHQPHRVCPNCGYYRKQQRIEVEEF
- a CDS encoding DUF177 domain-containing protein, with the translated sequence MLHLNLAAVDRGEVSLREQVPPDHPMWNDTGVELTEPLEVDLTANSVGEGVLVRGTLRTKVRMSCRRCLEPVDSEVDEHVDLLFAPPMADGEDVDDGEVYPLPARGDDLDLTGAVREQVLLQAPQFTLCREDCRGLCPTCGRDLNQGSCECVPDAAPGPWDALKNVKFD
- a CDS encoding CPBP family intramembrane glutamic endopeptidase, with translation MKTGERIDAALMEIFVYVGLVVLALAWTAAVTVGMIVPAIPAIPACAAGLALFAAAHLRTPAQRERAGLRRVPLPGWAILAAAAAFVAFKLGFDTLLLRALPHHDGPDMVGDWLRAGGGWGAIVATGVLAGPFIEEVGFRGWIQGRLARRLPPAAAIGITAVVFAAAHFSLRASPTLLVAGLVFGYAFHATGSLWTAVLLHVAANATAAAMEAGLSIGVSQAAVIALAGAAVLVWLALRFPPRRAGAVPAAPPASPADEPAASAALPA
- a CDS encoding phage holin family protein, encoding MKLILRWLITAAAVWAAAHFVPGIHYTGGFKTLLVVALVFGLVNALVRPIIKGLACGLIVLTLGLAIFVINALMLLLTGYITSQFGYSFKVDGFVPALMGSIVISLVSWLLSVVLVDDDDRS